ACCCTGTCCGGTAGTTGTTCCTTCTCCATAACTGACATGATTACCTCTCAGTCGAGGTGACCGGTCATCAGGGGGAACCTCAGGGTGGTCCACGATGATGGGAGGGCTCTGATGGCAGGTTACGTGCCGATCGATCTACACCGCCGGCGTTCGGTGGTGATGCACTTGGCCGAGGACGGCGAGATGTTGGGATGGAGACGGATCGCCAATGATCCTGGGCTTCTTGTGGAGGAGGTGTTGCGCCATGGTGAGGCTCCGCAGGTAGCGATTGAGGCGACTTACGGCTGGTACTGGACGGTGGACGAGCTGGCGGCTGCTGGCTGTGATGTGCGGCTGGTGAACACGGCGGCGGTGAGGGGCTTGGAGAACCGGCGGGTCGAGAACGATGTCAAGGACTGTGAGCTGTTGGGGACGTTGATGCGCACGGGGACGCTGCCGGAGGCGTGGATCGCTCCACCGGTGGTGCGCGAGTGGCGGGAGCTGGTCCGTTACCGGGCCAAGCTGGTCGGTGTCCGCAGCGGTCTGAAAGCGCAGGTGCATTCGGTGCTGGCCAAGCTGGGCATCCAGTGCGGCTGGTCTGACCTGTTCGGGGTGTCGGGTCGGGAACTGTTGGCGCGTCGCCTTGATGTCGACCCGAGGCTGCATTCGGCGTTTGGGCAGCGGATCGAGTCGATCCTCGAACTCATCGATGTGTTGGATGCAGAGGTGGCCGAACTCGACGACTCGCTCGCTCACATTCTGCGTGACGTAAAAGGCTATGACACCATCCAGAGGATCCCTGGGGTGGGGAAAGTCATCGCCGCGATCTTCTGCGCCGAGATCGGCGACGTCACCCGCTTCTCCTCAGCGTCACGGCTGGTGTCATGGGCAGGGTTGGC
This region of Actinomycetota bacterium genomic DNA includes:
- a CDS encoding IS110 family transposase, giving the protein MAGYVPIDLHRRRSVVMHLAEDGEMLGWRRIANDPGLLVEEVLRHGEAPQVAIEATYGWYWTVDELAAAGCDVRLVNTAAVRGLENRRVENDVKDCELLGTLMRTGTLPEAWIAPPVVREWRELVRYRAKLVGVRSGLKAQVHSVLAKLGIQCGWSDLFGVSGRELLARRLDVDPRLHSAFGQRIESILELIDVLDAEVAELDDSLAHILRDVKGYDTIQRIPGVGKVIAAIFCAEIGDVTRFSSASRLVSWAGLAPRHRESDTKVRRGRITKQGSTLVRWAAIEAAQRIGRHHWLAAWKQQVADRRGSTQVARVACARRIIELTFYGLRDGHIRALAGAR